DNA from Deltaproteobacteria bacterium:
CGCGACGGGCGGCGGCCAGGCCCGCGAGGCCCGGCGGCGCGCCGTAGGCGGCCTTGGAGGGGGTGGGGTGGACCGGCCCGAAGGTGAGGTAGTCGGCGCCGGCCGCCTCGGCCGCGGCCGCCTCCTCCGGGGCGTGGGTCGAGCGACCGAGGAGCAGGGAGGGCGCGGCCGCGCGGGCCTTCGCGATCGGCAGCCCCGCGGCCGGCAGGTGCAGGCCGTCGGCCTCGCAGGCCAGCGCGACGTCGAGGCGCTCGTTGACGAGGAGCAGGCTGCCGCGCTCCCGGGTGAGGGCGCGCAGGCGGCGGGCCAGGGCGAGGAGCTCCCCCCCGGGCAGGTCCTTCTCCCGGAGCATGAGGGCCACGGCGCCCTCGGGCACCCCGCGGAGGGCGCGCTCGAGGGTCGCGACGAGGTCGCCGCAGGCCCCGCGGTCGGTGATGATCAGCAGCCGGAAGGGGAGGCCGCGGCTCAATCCACCATCCCCTCGAGGGGGCTCGAGGCGGTGGCGTAGAGCTTGCGCGGGATGCGGCCGGCGAGGAAGGCGGCGCGGCCGGCCTCGACGCCGAGGCGC
Protein-coding regions in this window:
- a CDS encoding thiamine phosphate synthase; the encoded protein is MSRGLPFRLLIITDRGACGDLVATLERALRGVPEGAVALMLREKDLPGGELLALARRLRALTRERGSLLLVNERLDVALACEADGLHLPAAGLPIAKARAAAPSLLLGRSTHAPEEAAAAEAAGADYLTFGPVHPTPSKAAYGAPPGLAGLAAARRACALPLYGLGGIDLSRAPGVIAAGADGVAGIRVVLEAPDPAAAVAGLLAATASR